The genomic segment GCCGTTCCAGGTGCTCGATGGTGGCGATCCGCGCCGCCCGCCCGAGAATCTCCTGGTTGAGCGCGACGCTCACCGCCGCCGACAGGTCCGTACGCAGGCTGCCCTGCACCCGCGACCCGGCGGTGACCATCATGAACCCCGCCGCACCGAGCGCCGCCGCACCCAGCACTCCCGCCGCCGACCCGAGCCCGGCGGAGTCGACGAGCCAACGCTGCGCCCAGCCGGTGGCCGCCGCGGCGACCGCCACCAGGTTCACCAGCAGGATCGCCCCGACCACCTGGAGCTTGTTGTCCCGGAAGGCGATCGCCAGCACATGCCGGACCACCCGCAGCCGCCCGGTCACCGGTCACCCCCACGGTCGGCGCCGACGAACCGCGCCGCCTGCAGGCGGAACAGCCGGCCGTACTCGCTGCCGGTGGCGACCAGCTCGTCGTGGTTGCCGGCGGCGACGATCCGGCCGCCGTCGAGCAGCACGATCCGGTCCGCGTTGCGGATCGTGGAGAGCCGGTGCGAGATCAGCAGCACGGTCGCGCCGTCGACCGCCTGGACCACCCGGTCGAAGAACTCCGCTTCGGCGGCGACGTCGAGGTGGGCGGTCGGCTCGTCCAGGACCACGAGCTGCCGGCCGGCGCGCACCGCGTACAGGGCGCGGGCCAGCGCGATGCGTTGCCACTGCCCGCCGGAGAGGTCGACCCCGCCGGACCTGGTCCGGGTCAGCGGGGTGTCCAGGCCGGCGGGCAGCCCGGCCAGCAGCCCGTCGGCCCCGGCCGCCTCGGCGGCCCGCCAGATCTCGGCGTCGTCGCCCGGGTGTTCGCCCGCGCCGAGGGCGATGTTGTCGCGGGCGGAGAGCGGATAGCGGACGAAGTCCTGGAACACCACGGTCAGCCGCCGCTGCCACTGCCGTGGGTCCAGCTCGGCCAGGTCGACGCCGTCGACGACGATCCGCCCGGCGGTCGGCTGGTACAGCCCGCCGAGCAGCTTCATCATCGTCGTCTTCCCGGCGCCGTTGACCCCGACGACGGCCACCACCTCGCCGGCCCGGACGGTCAGGTCCAGCCCGTACAGGGTGTCCCGCTCCGCCCCCGGATACCGGAACCGCACCCCCTCGAACACGACACCCACCCCGCGCGCACTCGGCCCCGCACCGGGCCGACCTGCCACCGCGCCGGGCGGGTCGGCTAGCGCGCCGGGCCGGCCTGTTGCCGGGGCGGGGTGGCCGGCGCCGAGCCGGTCGAGTGCGGCGACGGCGCCCAGGCCGTACTCGATGTCGAAGGCTTCCAGGCCCATGCCGGTGATCCGGAAGATGCCGGCGGCCGCTCCGATGCAGACGGTCAGCTCGGCCACGCTCATCGTGCCGCGGGCGGCGGCCAGGCCGGGCACCGCGTAGACGGCGGCGGCGATGGCGAACGAGAGCGCCAGCACCCACCCCTGCCGGCGGACGATCGAGGCGTTCAACGCCCGGACGGTGCCGAGCCGTTCGGTCTCGTTGGCCAGCCGGCGGGCCATCAGCCACCCGCCGAGCCCGAACATCCGCAGCTCCTTGCCGGCCTCGGTGCCGGCGGCCAGCTCCGACAGGTAGTTCGTCCGGCGCTCCTGCGGGACCAGCTGCTCCCAGATCCCGGCCGCCGCCGTCCACTGTTGCCGGATCACCGCCCGCAGGAACAGCGCCGCGCCGAGCAACCCCACCGCCAGGGGTACGGAGTACGCCGCCAGCAGCCCCGCCGAGACCACCGCGGTGGCGATCCGGAACAGCAGCTTGGCCTGCCCGGTGGCGGCGGTGCCGGCCGACCGGATCCGCCAGCCGTTGTTACCCAGGTCGGAGGCGCGCAGCGCGTCGTCGGCGAACGCCGTTTCCGCCAGGTGCGCGATGCCGGCCGGCGCGGTGGCGATCCGCCGCAGCCGTTGCCGCAGCCGGCGGTCGATCTGCTGGGCGGCGAGCTGGTCGAGGGTGTCCCGGGCCAGCTCACCGAACTGTTCAATCACGAGTACGACGGCGAACGCGACGAGCGGCCAGAGCAGTCCCGCGGTCCGCCCCTCGCCGGCCGCCTCGATGAGCGAGCCGACCAGCCAGCCGGTGGCCACGGCGAGCGCACCCGGGGCGAAGACGGTGACGGTGTGCGCGGTGAGCAGGGCGCTGGCGTACCCTCGGCCGGCCAGCGGCAGGAGCCGGACCAGCCGGATCCGCTCGGCGGCGATCTCGCTGGCGGGCCGGGGCTCCGGCGCCATCCCGGAGACCGCCCGCACCAGCCGGTGCGCCGCACCCCCGGCCAGGTCGAACCACCGCATGCCGCCCCCAGCCCCCGCGCCGACGCAACGACTGTCCTTGATACCTCCCACTGTCCATCCAGGCCATGCATTTATCACCAATCGGACCAGCGGCGACGGTCAGTCCGGCCGGCCGCCCGGGTCGCCCGTCGCCGAGCGGTACCGCGACGGTGGGACTCCGTACCGCTGGAGAAACGCCACGCGGAGGGTTTCGGCGGACCCGAACCCGCACCGCGCCGCGATGCGGGGCAGCGGCAGCGGCGTGGAGGTGAGCAGGTGCGCGGCGGCCGCCACCCGCAGGTGCCGGACTGCCCGGCCGGGCGTCTGGCCGAGGTGGGTGCGGAACAGTCGGGTCAGGTGGCGGACGCTGACCCCGGCGATCTCGGCCAGCGCGGCGGTGTCCAGGTCGCTGGCGAGGTTCGCGTTGATGTGCGCGGTCACCCGGCGTACCACGTCGTTGTCGGACGGCGGCGCGGCCGTGAAGATGCTCATCTGGGCCTGGTTGCCCGGCCGCTGCAGGTAGGTGACCAGGTCGCGGGAGACGAGCCGGGCCAGCTCGGCGCCGTGGTCCTCCTGCACGAACGCCAGCGCCAGGTCCAGGGCGCTGGTGACCCCCGCCGCGGTGGAGACCTTTCCGTCCCGGATGTAGATCGGGTCGGGATCGACGGTGATCCGGGGGTGCCGGGCGGCGAGTCCGGCGGCGAACCGCCAGTGGGTGGTGGCCCGCCGGCCGTCGAGCAGCCCGGCGGCGGCCAGGATGCTGGCGCCGGTGCAGACCGACGCGACCCGCCGGCTGATCTGGGCCAGCCGCTGGACGTGGGCGACGATCCGGGGGTTGGCGGCGGCACGCGCATGCCCGAGCCCACCGGAGACGATGAGCGTGTCGAGCGGGCTGGTGAGCCGTTCGAGCGCGTACCCGCTCTGCAGGACCACCCCCGGCCCGCAGGTGATCGGCCGCCGTCCGGGGCTGACCACCAGAACCTGGTACGGCGTGCCGACGTTGCCGGTCACGTTGGCCATGCCGAGGGTGGTGGTGACGCAGGCGATGTCGAGCAGTTCGGCGTCGTCGTAGCCGACCACCGCCACCGGGCGCGTCTCCACCCGCCGAGCGTAGACCCGCCGGGCCGGCCGAACAGACCGGTGTCCCACGGTTTCGGACCTGTCGCGTCGGGCGGGTGGCCGCCCCCGGGCGGCGTCCGCGACGGTGTTGGCCATGGCACCTACCGCACCCGCACCGGCCCGGCTCGAGAACCGGCCCGCTGCCACCCCTGCCACCGGCGGAAGCGGCTGGCGGGCCGCCGTCTCGGCGGTCGGCCGGCGCTGGCCGACCTGGTTCGCGGTGGCCTTGGCGACGGTGAGCCTCTGGGATGTCGATGACGGCCGGGAGTACGCGTTCCTGCTGGTGCTGGCCGCCACCGGATACCTGTTCGTCGCGGTCGTCGACCGGCCCCGCACCACCTGGCCGGGGCTGTTCGCGTTCACCGGCGCGGTGGTGGTTTTCCGGGTGGCCGACCTCGACCCGATGCCCGCGATGGCGCTGGTGGCGGTCGCGCTCGTCGCGGTGGGGCTGCTCGCCGGGCAACTGCGCCGGCCCGGCCTGCCCGCGCTGCAGTCGCCGGCTGCGTTCGGCTTCATCGCGCTCGCCGTGGTGGCGTTGTCGGTGCCCGCCGAGGTGGGCGGTTTCCTGGTCGCCGCCGGGCTGCTCGGCCACGCCGCCTGGGACTTCCTGCACTGGCGGGCCAACCGGATCGTCGTACGCTCATTCGCCGAGTGGTGCGGCGTGCTGGACGCCATCCTCGGCGCCGGAATCCTGCTGCTCCTGCTGCGCTGACGTCCTGCAGCATCGAGCAGCCGTACACGCTCAGCCCGATCCGGTCGTCGGCGAAGTCGTGCAGCAGCACCAGCTTCGCCGGTTGGCACGGCCACTGTGCCGCGCAGGCCCGGCAGAGCCAGGTGGGCCGCAACGGCCGGTGCCGCCGCAGCTCGTCCAGCCCCGCGACCGGTCCGCCGATCGGCCCGCCAGCCACGCCGTCACCCGCGCCCCGGCCGCCCGGCGACCGGCGCCGCGTTCGCCCCGATGGACCGCCGCCGCCAGCCGGGTCCGCGGTTGAGGTCCCGCTCCCGAGGGGGTACGGGCGGCAGATCGGGGTCCACCTCGCGGGGTGGTGGGTCGGTTGGTGCCCCCGGTCGGGGTGCTCCGAGCGCGGGTTCTTCGGTATCTGGCGTGGTGGCTTCGGCCGCGTCCGTTCCGGGTGGCTCGGTCGGCGCGGCGGTGGTGTGCTCATCCCGGTCGTGGTTCGTAGGCATGGCGTTCTCCCTTGTCTTCTCGTCGGCCGGTGGTGGGCCGCCGCCCTCGCGGGCACGGGCGGGGCGGCGGCCCGGCGGTCACGGGCCGGCGGTTTTGCCGGGGGAGAGGTTGCCGTGCGTGACCGCGTACCCACAGTCTGGTCGTGTTTGCACTATCGTCGGCAGGGTCGACGCGTGGACCACCCTGTTGTCCAGAGGAGCCGCCAGTGAGCCGTCCGACCACACTCGAACTGTTCGGGAGCGAGTTGCGCCGCGCCCGTACCGCCGCCGGTTTCTCCCTGGAGGGGTTGAGCCCGCTGGTGCAGTACTCGCCCTCCACCATCGCCAAGGTCGAGACCGCCGCCCGCCGCCCGAGGTTGGACTTCGTCCGACGCTGCGAGAAGGTGCTCCACACCGACGGCCTACTGCTGCGCATCCACGCCACCATCGGCCCCGACGCCGGCCTCCCCTGGTACCGCGAATGGTTCGCCATCGAAAGCACCGCCCTCGCCCTGCGGTGGTTTGAACTGTCGATCGTCCCCGGCCTGCTCCAGACCGAGGAATACGCTCGCACGCTGCTCCGCGCTGGCGGGCTGCTCGACAAGACCCAGATCGAGGAGCAGGTGACCACCCGGCTGGACCGGCAAGCAGTACTGACGCGGGATCAACCACCGCACTTCGCGGTCGTCATCGACGAGCGGGTCATCCGGCAGCCGGTCGGCGGACCACGGGTGATGGCCGAGCAGTTGCGGCACCTGTTGGCGGTTTGCGATGCCCAGCCCCGGGTGCGAATCCAGGTGGTTCCGATCGCCACCGGTGCGTACGCTGGCCTCAATGGACCCTTCGTGATTGCCATTCCGGCAGAGGGCGATGAGGTCGCCTTCCGCGACAACCAGGGCAAGGGTGAACTGGTCGAGGAGCCGGGCGAGGTGGCCGCGATGCGCCAGCTCTGGGAGTCGGTCAAGGGTGAGGCGCTGTCCTACCAGCAGTCGATCGAGCTGATCGGAGAGGTCGCGGAGTCATGGAGCTGACTGGCGCAATCTGGCGCAAGAGCACCCGCAGCAACGGTCACGGCGGAGCGTGTGTGGAGGTGGCGGACAACCTGCCCGAGGTGGTCGGTGTCCGGGACAGCAAGGACCCGATCGGCCCCGCGCTCGCTTTCACCCCGCCCGCCTGGCGCGCCTTCGTCGCTGGCTTGCCGCCGCTTCACGCCGACCGTCGCTGACCCGGAGCTGAGGCAGAGCAGAGGGCTTGACCTCAAGCTTGGTTGAGGTCGGAGCCTGGTTGGCGTGGCGGATGGCATTCTCGACGAGGCGTTGGAGCGGATCCAGCGGACCGGGCCGGAGCGTGACGGTTGGCTGTCCAACCATGCCCCGATGGCCGCTGAGGCGCTCGCCCATCATGGGCTGGCCGAGCGCGTACACCGGTGGCTGGACGACTATGCCGACCGGCTGGAGCCCCGGCCCCGGGGCATCGATCCCATCGCCGTCGACGAGTGGCGGGATCCGCTCGGCGACCCGGTCCGTACCGGCGACTGGCTCGACTACTTCGATCGGGAACTGGCCGGCGCGCCGTGGCGGGAGGTGCTGGTCCGCTGGTGGCCGCGGCTGCTGCCGGGTATCGCGGCCGGCGCCACGCACGGGGTGATCCGGGTCGGGCACGCCGTCCGCGCCCTGCTCGACACCGAAACCGACCCTCGGGTGGCGGAACTCGGCCAGGGCCTCGCCTACTGGGCCGCCCGCTGGCAGCCGATTTGCGTAC from the Solwaraspora sp. WMMD1047 genome contains:
- a CDS encoding ABC transporter ATP-binding protein yields the protein MRWFDLAGGAAHRLVRAVSGMAPEPRPASEIAAERIRLVRLLPLAGRGYASALLTAHTVTVFAPGALAVATGWLVGSLIEAAGEGRTAGLLWPLVAFAVVLVIEQFGELARDTLDQLAAQQIDRRLRQRLRRIATAPAGIAHLAETAFADDALRASDLGNNGWRIRSAGTAATGQAKLLFRIATAVVSAGLLAAYSVPLAVGLLGAALFLRAVIRQQWTAAAGIWEQLVPQERRTNYLSELAAGTEAGKELRMFGLGGWLMARRLANETERLGTVRALNASIVRRQGWVLALSFAIAAAVYAVPGLAAARGTMSVAELTVCIGAAAGIFRITGMGLEAFDIEYGLGAVAALDRLGAGHPAPATGRPGALADPPGAVAGRPGAGPSARGVGVVFEGVRFRYPGAERDTLYGLDLTVRAGEVVAVVGVNGAGKTTMMKLLGGLYQPTAGRIVVDGVDLAELDPRQWQRRLTVVFQDFVRYPLSARDNIALGAGEHPGDDAEIWRAAEAAGADGLLAGLPAGLDTPLTRTRSGGVDLSGGQWQRIALARALYAVRAGRQLVVLDEPTAHLDVAAEAEFFDRVVQAVDGATVLLISHRLSTIRNADRIVLLDGGRIVAAGNHDELVATGSEYGRLFRLQAARFVGADRGGDR
- a CDS encoding GlxA family transcriptional regulator; amino-acid sequence: METRPVAVVGYDDAELLDIACVTTTLGMANVTGNVGTPYQVLVVSPGRRPITCGPGVVLQSGYALERLTSPLDTLIVSGGLGHARAAANPRIVAHVQRLAQISRRVASVCTGASILAAAGLLDGRRATTHWRFAAGLAARHPRITVDPDPIYIRDGKVSTAAGVTSALDLALAFVQEDHGAELARLVSRDLVTYLQRPGNQAQMSIFTAAPPSDNDVVRRVTAHINANLASDLDTAALAEIAGVSVRHLTRLFRTHLGQTPGRAVRHLRVAAAAHLLTSTPLPLPRIAARCGFGSAETLRVAFLQRYGVPPSRYRSATGDPGGRPD
- a CDS encoding helix-turn-helix transcriptional regulator, producing the protein MSRPTTLELFGSELRRARTAAGFSLEGLSPLVQYSPSTIAKVETAARRPRLDFVRRCEKVLHTDGLLLRIHATIGPDAGLPWYREWFAIESTALALRWFELSIVPGLLQTEEYARTLLRAGGLLDKTQIEEQVTTRLDRQAVLTRDQPPHFAVVIDERVIRQPVGGPRVMAEQLRHLLAVCDAQPRVRIQVVPIATGAYAGLNGPFVIAIPAEGDEVAFRDNQGKGELVEEPGEVAAMRQLWESVKGEALSYQQSIELIGEVAESWS
- a CDS encoding DUF397 domain-containing protein, whose translation is MELTGAIWRKSTRSNGHGGACVEVADNLPEVVGVRDSKDPIGPALAFTPPAWRAFVAGLPPLHADRR